One region of Camelina sativa cultivar DH55 chromosome 6, Cs, whole genome shotgun sequence genomic DNA includes:
- the LOC104791031 gene encoding agamous-like MADS-box protein AGL97: protein MGALKRKIDTEKKIEGKDARAVTFSKRRKGLFSKASELCLLSDAQIAILATPVSANSHNFFYTFGHSSVDSVVAAFLADETPTRDVDDENLGFWWEDESLANSENAEELGDAIVSMKRINQGMEYFDQIFDSEVETQSQAMPMIDYVGEGCSNQGLDFDQIFDSEVHETQSQAAMPMINLDDDEFFSSDFFNDFDIDALYA from the exons gGAAAGATGCACGTGCTGTTACATTCTCGAAACGTAGGAAGGGCCTTTTCAGCAAAGCGTCGGAGCTCTGTCTTCTCTCCGACGCTCAGATTGCAATCTTAGCCACTCCTGTTTCTGCTAATTCCCACAACTTTTTCTACACGTTTGGACACTCGTCTGTGGATAGCGTTGTCGCTGCTTTCCTCGCTGATGAGACTCCGACTCGGGACGTCGATGAcgaaaatttagggttttggtgggaaGACGAGAGTCTCGCCAATTCGGAGAATGCGGAGGAACTGGGAGACGCGATTGTTTCGATGAAGAGGAT CAACCAAGGGATGGAATACTTTGATCAAATATTTGATTCTGAGGTTGAGACTCAGTCTCAGGCTATGCCGATGATCGATTACGTGGGTGAAGGATGCAGCAACCAAGGGCTCGACTTTGATCAAATATTTGATTCTGAGGTTCATGAGACTCAATCTCAAGCTGCTATGCCGATGATCAATTTGGACGACGACGAGTTCTTCTCTTCTGATTTCTTCaatgattttgatattgatGCTCTATATGCATAA